From Eptesicus fuscus isolate TK198812 chromosome 13, DD_ASM_mEF_20220401, whole genome shotgun sequence, the proteins below share one genomic window:
- the BANF1 gene encoding barrier-to-autointegration factor, translating into MRGIELILIKMTTSQKHRDFVAEPMGEKPVGSLAGIGEVLGKKLEERGFDKAYVVLGQFLVLKKDEDLFREWLKDTCGANAKQSRDCFGCLREWCDAFL; encoded by the exons ATGAGGGGAATCGA ATTAATCCTGATCAAGATGACAACCTCCCAAAAGCACCGAGACTTCGTGGCAGAGCCCATGGGGGAAAAGCCAGTGGGGAGCCTGGCCGGGATCGGTGAAGTCCTGGGCAAGAAGCTGGAGGAAAGGGGCTTTGACAAG GCTTACGTGGTCCTTGGCCAGTTTCTGGTGCTAAAGAAAGATGAAGACCTCTTCCGGGAATGGCTAAAGGACACATGTGGCGCCAATGCCAAGCAGTCCCGGGACTGCTTCGGGTGCCTTCGAGAGTGGTGTGACGCCTTCTTGTGA
- the EIF1AD gene encoding probable RNA-binding protein EIF1AD, producing MSQATKRKHVVKEVLGEHMVPSDQQQIVRVLRTPGNNLHEVETAQGQRFLVSMPSKYRKNIWIKRGDFLIVDPIEEGEKVKAEISFVLCKDHVRSLKKDGLWPEAFEVAEKHNNNRNRPTQPELPAEPQSSGEESSSEDDSDLFVNTNRRQYHESEEESEEEEAA from the exons ATGTCTCAGGCCACCAAGAGGAAGCATGTGGTGAaggaggtgctgggggagcaTATGGTGCCCTCTGACCAGCAGCAGATCGTGAGG GTACTCAGGACCCCAGGGAACAATCTGCATGAAGTGGAGACAGCCCAGGGGCAGCGCTTCCTGGTAAGCATGCCCTCCAAATACCGCAAGAACATCTGGATcaagagag GGGACTTTCTCATCGTTGACCCTATTGAAGAGGGGGAAAAGGTGAAGGCTGAGATCTCCTTTGTGCTCTGCAAAGACCATGTGCGCTCTCTGAAGAAGGATGGGCTCTG GCCTGAAGCCTTTGAGGTGGCTGagaaacacaacaacaacagaaacag GCCAACTCAGCCAGAACTCCCAGCTGAGCCACAGTCATCGGGAGAAGAGTCCAGCTCGGAAGATGATTCTGACCTCTTTGTTAACACCAATCGTAGACAGTATCACGAGAGCGAGGAGGAGAGcgaagaggaggaggcagcctga